A genomic window from Flavobacterium johnsoniae includes:
- a CDS encoding glycoside hydrolase family 130 protein, with protein MTTITSSATFQERKSALEKQHKTLIEQKNEPQEIIGNGIYERYKNPVVTAAHIPLNWRFDFNENTNPFLQERIGINAAFNAGAMKWNGKYLMAVRVEGIDRKSFFAIAESPNGIDNFKFWDKPCVIPQTEEPDTNVYDMRLVHHEDGFVYGIFCTERKDPNAPKGDTSSAVANAGIVRSKDLVNWERLPDLISNTGQQRNVVLHPEFINGKYALYTRPQDGFIDVGSGGGIGLGYVDDMKNPVVKEEKIIFGKQYHTIYELKNGLGPAPIKTSKGWLHLAHGVRNTAAGLRYTLYMFMTDLNDIAKVTHVPAGHFMGPEGIERVGDVSNVLFSNGWIEDEDGTVYVYYASSDTRMHVAVSSVEKLVDYVTNAPADTFTSAGSVQTIINQIEKNNAI; from the coding sequence ATGACAACAATAACCTCTTCAGCTACTTTTCAAGAAAGAAAATCGGCATTAGAAAAACAACATAAAACACTAATCGAACAAAAAAACGAACCGCAAGAAATTATCGGAAACGGAATTTACGAACGTTATAAAAATCCTGTTGTTACAGCGGCTCATATTCCGTTAAATTGGCGTTTTGATTTTAATGAAAATACAAATCCATTTTTGCAGGAAAGAATCGGAATCAATGCTGCTTTTAACGCTGGAGCAATGAAATGGAACGGAAAATATCTAATGGCGGTTCGTGTTGAAGGAATCGACAGAAAATCATTTTTCGCTATTGCGGAAAGTCCAAACGGAATTGACAATTTCAAATTTTGGGATAAACCTTGCGTTATTCCACAAACAGAAGAACCTGATACAAACGTTTACGATATGCGTCTTGTACATCACGAAGACGGATTTGTTTACGGAATTTTCTGTACCGAAAGAAAAGATCCAAACGCACCAAAAGGCGACACAAGTTCGGCTGTAGCCAATGCAGGAATTGTTCGTTCTAAAGATTTAGTAAATTGGGAAAGACTCCCTGATTTGATTTCAAATACGGGGCAACAGAGAAATGTAGTCTTACATCCAGAATTTATAAACGGAAAATACGCTTTGTATACGCGTCCGCAAGACGGATTTATTGATGTTGGATCTGGCGGCGGAATTGGTTTAGGTTATGTCGACGACATGAAAAACCCAGTTGTAAAAGAGGAAAAAATCATTTTCGGAAAACAATATCATACGATTTACGAATTAAAAAATGGTCTAGGCCCTGCTCCAATTAAAACTTCAAAAGGTTGGTTACATTTAGCGCACGGCGTTCGAAATACTGCCGCAGGATTACGCTACACATTATACATGTTTATGACCGATTTAAATGATATTGCAAAAGTAACGCACGTTCCAGCCGGACATTTTATGGGACCAGAAGGAATTGAAAGAGTTGGTGACGTTTCTAACGTTTTATTCTCAAACGGATGGATTGAAGACGAAGATGGAACTGTTTACGTTTATTACGCTTCTTCAGATACAAGAATGCATGTTGCTGTTTCATCTGTAGAAAAATTGGTTGATTATGTAACAAATGCTCCAGCAGATACATTTACTTCTGCAGGTTCTGTACAAACAATCATTAATCAAATCGAAAAAAATAACGCAATTTAA
- a CDS encoding SusC/RagA family TonB-linked outer membrane protein, translating into MKKLMTNFIHWKANHRAVPLILFLLLTSNFITAQVKVSGTVSDEKGLSIPGANISIAGSKTTVSTDFDGKYSIDVPPNATLVFSFIGFTTQKVAVEGKKTINVILKSNAEDLKDVVVIGYGTQKRKDVNSAISSIASKDIENLKVASFDQMMQGKAAGVVVNSNSGAPGSNVSVRIRGVSSLTGTNEPLYVIDGVPISGDARNSSTSGRNAAGDSNFSNAGNITLSPLSLINPNDIESIDILKDASATAIYGSRGANGVVIVTTKSGRKGTGKLTFENSYSISNLPKKLHSMNLQQYAIHQNALADVYDPTAKRPEFAHPEILGAGTDWQDAIYETGIMKSNQLSFSGGKDGINYYISGGILNQEGIVIESGFKRYNFRSNIDARVNKFIRVGVNVSGAITDEKLTLNGQFNGVVATSLLATPDVAVRELSGAFAGPPAGGQTSFVNPVATSLLGSNTLVRKNYSGNFYTQIDIVKGLEYRFEAGGYIYDNLGQRFDPMYSLGNAVKSYANLYYNPSTGNSWNLKNMLTYKNTIGKHNFTVLAVQESNRSHWEGYSITGYGYKDNNDKSLSASDLSKAVTSGVYSGTQTLSSYLGRVVYDYGDLYGLTASVRTDGSSKFFVGNKWGVFSSVSGSWKISNEKFMEGTRKYVDGIKIRVGWGQTGNNQIGNNLYDSNLHLVNSPMGTSYLPANTPNKDLKWETQDQTNIGLDFNMFSSKLTATVDVYKKVNKNFLYQVPLPNYLSGGGDYEGGVNPPYFNLGSMQNKGIEITLGYTEKFSDNFSWNVSGNFTKYVNEVTNMAGLNIVKTMNTLAYNTVTVSRTTEGLPIGSFIGYEALGIYRSDDDLTKYGHTDGAGNRVVLKDGTNSLQPAFQKGDVIYKDQNNDGVIDLNDLVPIGNPNPKFTYGFTNNFKYKNVDLSIFLQGTAGNKLMNLTRLSGTMNSYMGTNYLTEAADFYSASNLDASLPRPSTYDHINNAISTRNIENGSYLRIQNVTLGYSLPSEMISKLSLSRLRIYASGQNLYTFTKYKGYDPEVGSFNQDALLSGVDNGRYPVPRQITFGFNVEF; encoded by the coding sequence ATGAAAAAACTAATGACTAACTTTATTCATTGGAAAGCTAACCACAGAGCAGTTCCTTTGATATTATTTTTGTTGCTGACAAGTAATTTTATTACAGCTCAGGTAAAGGTTTCAGGAACTGTTTCTGATGAAAAGGGATTATCTATTCCGGGTGCAAACATTTCTATTGCAGGTTCTAAAACAACAGTTTCTACTGACTTTGATGGTAAATATTCTATTGATGTTCCGCCAAATGCTACTTTAGTATTTTCTTTCATCGGATTCACAACTCAGAAGGTTGCCGTAGAAGGTAAAAAAACGATTAACGTAATTTTAAAATCTAATGCAGAAGACTTAAAAGACGTAGTTGTAATTGGATACGGAACACAAAAGCGTAAAGATGTAAACAGCGCTATTTCTAGTATTGCTTCTAAAGATATTGAAAATCTTAAAGTGGCATCTTTCGATCAGATGATGCAAGGTAAAGCGGCTGGGGTAGTCGTAAATAGTAACTCTGGAGCGCCTGGAAGTAACGTTTCGGTAAGAATTCGTGGAGTTTCTTCTTTAACAGGTACAAATGAGCCTTTGTACGTAATTGACGGTGTGCCAATTTCTGGAGATGCGAGAAATTCATCAACTTCTGGAAGAAATGCAGCGGGAGATTCTAACTTTTCAAATGCAGGAAATATTACTTTAAGTCCATTATCATTAATAAATCCTAATGATATTGAATCTATCGATATTTTAAAAGATGCTTCTGCAACAGCAATTTACGGTTCAAGAGGAGCAAATGGAGTTGTAATTGTAACAACAAAATCTGGTAGAAAAGGAACTGGAAAATTAACTTTCGAAAATTCTTATTCGATTAGTAATCTGCCTAAGAAATTGCATTCGATGAATTTACAACAATATGCTATTCATCAAAATGCTTTAGCAGATGTTTATGATCCAACTGCAAAGCGTCCTGAATTTGCTCATCCGGAAATTCTAGGTGCTGGAACAGATTGGCAAGATGCGATTTATGAGACTGGAATTATGAAATCGAATCAATTGTCTTTCTCTGGAGGTAAAGACGGAATCAATTATTATATTTCTGGAGGAATTTTAAATCAAGAAGGTATTGTAATCGAATCTGGATTTAAAAGATATAATTTCAGATCTAATATAGATGCTAGGGTAAATAAATTCATCAGAGTTGGTGTAAACGTGAGTGGAGCTATTACAGATGAAAAATTAACATTAAACGGACAATTTAATGGAGTAGTTGCAACTTCTTTATTAGCAACTCCAGATGTTGCAGTTAGAGAATTGTCGGGTGCGTTTGCAGGTCCGCCAGCGGGAGGACAGACTTCTTTTGTAAATCCTGTTGCGACTTCTTTATTGGGATCAAATACATTAGTTAGAAAGAATTATTCTGGTAATTTCTACACACAAATTGACATTGTAAAAGGTTTAGAATATCGATTTGAAGCGGGTGGATATATCTATGACAACTTAGGACAACGTTTTGATCCGATGTATTCTTTAGGAAATGCGGTAAAAAGCTATGCTAACTTGTATTACAATCCATCAACCGGAAATTCTTGGAACTTAAAAAACATGCTTACTTATAAGAATACAATTGGTAAACATAATTTCACAGTTTTGGCAGTTCAAGAATCAAACAGATCGCACTGGGAAGGATATTCTATAACTGGTTACGGCTATAAAGACAATAACGATAAATCACTTTCGGCTTCAGATTTGTCAAAAGCAGTTACAAGCGGTGTTTATTCTGGAACGCAAACTTTGTCTTCTTATTTAGGAAGGGTTGTTTACGATTATGGAGATTTATACGGATTAACAGCTTCTGTTAGAACAGATGGTTCTTCTAAATTCTTTGTTGGAAATAAATGGGGCGTTTTTAGCTCTGTAAGTGGTTCTTGGAAAATTTCTAACGAAAAATTTATGGAAGGCACAAGAAAATACGTTGACGGCATCAAAATTAGAGTTGGATGGGGACAAACAGGAAATAATCAAATCGGAAATAATTTGTACGATTCTAATTTACACTTAGTAAATAGCCCAATGGGAACTTCTTATCTTCCGGCAAATACGCCAAACAAAGATTTGAAATGGGAAACACAAGATCAAACAAACATTGGTTTAGATTTTAATATGTTCAGTTCTAAGCTTACTGCAACGGTTGATGTTTATAAAAAAGTAAATAAAAACTTCTTGTACCAAGTGCCGCTTCCCAATTACCTTTCTGGTGGTGGAGATTATGAAGGCGGTGTAAATCCTCCGTATTTTAATCTTGGAAGTATGCAAAATAAAGGTATTGAGATTACTTTAGGTTATACAGAAAAATTCTCTGATAATTTCTCTTGGAATGTTAGCGGGAACTTTACAAAATATGTAAACGAAGTAACAAATATGGCAGGTTTGAATATTGTGAAAACAATGAATACACTTGCTTATAATACAGTTACAGTTTCGAGAACTACAGAAGGTCTTCCGATTGGTTCGTTTATTGGTTACGAAGCTTTAGGAATTTACAGATCTGATGATGATTTGACAAAATACGGTCACACAGATGGAGCTGGAAATAGAGTAGTTTTAAAAGATGGAACAAACTCTTTACAGCCAGCATTCCAAAAAGGAGATGTTATTTATAAAGATCAAAATAATGATGGTGTTATTGATTTGAATGACTTAGTGCCAATCGGAAATCCAAACCCAAAATTCACTTACGGATTTACAAATAATTTCAAATACAAAAATGTTGATTTATCTATTTTCCTTCAAGGAACTGCAGGAAATAAATTAATGAACTTAACGCGTTTGTCTGGTACGATGAACAGTTATATGGGAACAAACTATTTAACTGAAGCTGCCGATTTTTATTCAGCTTCAAATTTAGATGCATCGCTTCCTAGACCTTCAACTTATGATCATATTAATAATGCTATATCAACTCGCAACATTGAAAACGGATCATATTTAAGAATTCAAAACGTAACTTTAGGATATTCACTTCCTTCAGAAATGATCTCTAAACTAAGTTTATCAAGATTGAGAATTTATGCTTCTGGACAAAATCTTTACACGTTTACAAAGTATAAAGGATACGATCCTGAAGTTGGTTCTTTTAACCAAGATGCATTGCTGTCTGGTGTCGATAATGGACGTTATCCTGTTCCAAGACAAATTACTTTTGGTTTTAATGTTGAATTTTAA
- a CDS encoding glycoside hydrolase family 26 protein — protein MKNHFITLLTTAFLSTSCLSQTNSSNTNLSLSDKKATTETKALYQKLNILSQKGFLFGHQDDLAYGVKWKYEAGRSDVKETAGDYPAVYGWDIAGLEKDNVNNIDGVPFEKMKQYIIEANSRGGISTISWHFDNPATGKDAWNNVPNSLKTILPGGENHKKFTSWLDKASVFFLSLKDKNGKNIPILFRPFHELTGGWFWWGKGNCTPEEFKTAWKFTVDYLHKKGVHNLIYVYNTGGFANESDFLTNYPGDNYADVLSFDSYQNNNDPNGEKFIREVQNQFKILNEINSKKHKLIALAEAGYEAVPDPKWWTGTLLKAIGDYKISYVLIWRNHGWQEKEQKMHYYAPFSGQVSEKDFKDFYNLDQTIFEKDIPKKLK, from the coding sequence ATGAAAAACCATTTTATAACCCTTCTGACAACAGCATTTTTAAGTACTTCTTGCTTATCTCAAACAAATTCAAGTAATACTAATTTGTCACTTTCAGACAAAAAAGCAACAACAGAAACGAAAGCACTTTATCAAAAACTAAATATCTTATCTCAAAAAGGTTTTCTTTTCGGGCATCAGGATGATTTAGCATATGGAGTTAAATGGAAATATGAAGCAGGAAGAAGCGATGTAAAAGAAACAGCCGGAGATTATCCTGCGGTTTACGGTTGGGACATTGCTGGTTTAGAAAAAGATAATGTTAATAATATAGACGGAGTTCCATTCGAAAAAATGAAACAATATATTATTGAAGCAAATTCAAGAGGCGGAATTTCAACTATTAGCTGGCATTTTGACAATCCTGCAACAGGAAAAGATGCCTGGAATAATGTTCCGAATTCTTTAAAAACCATTCTGCCTGGCGGCGAAAATCATAAAAAATTCACTTCTTGGCTAGATAAAGCCTCCGTTTTTTTTCTTTCTTTAAAAGATAAAAACGGAAAAAACATTCCGATTCTTTTCAGACCTTTTCATGAACTTACTGGAGGATGGTTTTGGTGGGGAAAAGGAAATTGCACACCAGAAGAATTTAAAACAGCTTGGAAATTTACTGTCGATTATTTACATAAAAAAGGAGTTCACAACTTAATTTACGTATATAACACTGGCGGTTTTGCAAATGAATCAGATTTCTTAACCAATTATCCTGGAGATAATTATGCTGATGTTTTAAGTTTTGACAGTTATCAAAACAATAACGATCCGAATGGAGAAAAGTTTATTCGTGAAGTTCAGAATCAGTTTAAAATATTGAATGAAATCAATTCAAAAAAACATAAATTAATTGCTTTGGCTGAAGCTGGTTATGAAGCGGTTCCAGATCCGAAATGGTGGACAGGAACTTTGTTAAAAGCAATTGGAGATTACAAAATTTCTTATGTGCTTATATGGAGAAATCATGGCTGGCAGGAAAAAGAACAAAAAATGCATTATTACGCACCGTTTAGCGGACAAGTAAGCGAAAAAGATTTTAAAGATTTTTATAATCTTGATCAAACTATCTTTGAAAAAGACATTCCAAAAAAGTTAAAATAA
- a CDS encoding AGE family epimerase/isomerase: MSLQRKLLKSELTAELNSILNYWSERTIDNQNDGFVGQIDFNDHKIANAEKGSVLNARILWTFSASYQTTKNENHKNLAKRAFEYLAENFYDTQFGGLFWSINEDKTPKDTKNQIYALAFAIYGLSEYYVISKDEKALEIAKNLHSKIQEHSYDKVNKGYFEAFTRDWQPIEDLRLSAKDANEKKTMNTHLHIIEGYVNLYKVWKDEKLLHDIVELLETIEKHFINTETGHLHLFFDENWVEKPDVISYGHDIEAAWLLQQCAEISGNETLIANYKKHAIQIAEATKEGLDSDGGLWYEFDPEKNEMIPEKHWWPQAEALIGFYNAYQLTGKEEYLDIVYKIWKFTKKYMIDQQNGEWYWGVYSDYSIMKKDKAGFWKCPYHNGRACLELIARIQD, encoded by the coding sequence GTGTCACTACAAAGAAAGCTTTTAAAATCTGAGTTAACCGCAGAACTGAATTCCATTTTAAACTATTGGTCAGAACGAACTATAGATAATCAAAATGATGGTTTTGTGGGTCAAATCGATTTTAATGATCATAAAATTGCCAATGCAGAAAAAGGTTCGGTGTTAAATGCCCGAATTCTTTGGACGTTTTCTGCCAGTTATCAAACCACAAAAAACGAAAACCACAAAAATCTGGCAAAAAGAGCATTTGAATATCTAGCTGAAAATTTTTATGACACACAATTTGGAGGTCTTTTTTGGAGTATTAATGAGGATAAAACTCCAAAAGACACCAAAAACCAAATTTACGCTCTAGCATTTGCCATCTACGGATTATCTGAATATTATGTAATTTCTAAAGATGAAAAAGCTTTAGAAATAGCTAAAAATTTACATTCAAAAATTCAAGAACATAGTTACGATAAAGTAAATAAAGGTTATTTTGAAGCTTTTACAAGAGATTGGCAGCCTATTGAAGATTTACGTTTAAGTGCAAAAGACGCCAACGAAAAGAAAACGATGAATACGCATCTTCATATTATTGAAGGTTATGTGAATTTATATAAAGTGTGGAAAGACGAAAAATTGCTTCACGACATTGTTGAATTATTAGAAACCATCGAAAAACATTTCATCAATACAGAAACTGGTCATTTGCATTTGTTTTTTGATGAAAATTGGGTAGAAAAACCAGATGTGATTTCCTACGGTCATGATATCGAAGCCGCTTGGCTTTTACAGCAATGTGCCGAAATTTCAGGAAACGAAACTTTGATTGCCAATTATAAAAAACACGCTATTCAAATTGCCGAAGCTACAAAAGAAGGTTTAGATAGCGATGGCGGTCTATGGTATGAATTTGATCCCGAGAAAAACGAAATGATTCCAGAAAAACATTGGTGGCCACAAGCCGAAGCTTTAATTGGTTTTTACAACGCTTATCAGTTGACTGGAAAAGAAGAATATTTGGATATCGTTTATAAAATCTGGAAATTCACAAAAAAATACATGATTGACCAGCAAAACGGCGAATGGTATTGGGGAGTTTACAGCGATTATTCTATAATGAAAAAAGATAAAGCTGGATTCTGGAAATGCCCATATCACAATGGCCGAGCTTGTCTGGAACTTATTGCCCGAATTCAAGATTAA
- a CDS encoding MFS transporter, with translation MHDKISLKEKVGYGLGDAASSMFWKIFSMYLLFFYTDVFGLAPAVVGTMFLITRIWDSCFDPIVGILADRTKSKWGKFRPYLLWVAIPFAVIGVLTFYTPDFDEKGKIIYAYVTYSLMMMIYSLINVPYASLLGVMSSDRKERNTLSSYRMVFAFGGSLLALWLIEPLVNYFGGNLNSKTGWLATIAVFGLITTAFFWACFAFTKERIKPIADEQNNLKEDLKDLLKNKPWWILLGAGIGALVFNSIRDGAAVYYFKYYVSSSVNFDFSLFGTDFHMTPTSIYLVLGQAANIIGVIAATPIANKIGKKKTFFGAMALAAILSLVFYLFGKEDIVLILSFQVLISICAGCIFPLIWSMYADSADYSEWKEGRRATGLVFSASSMSQKFGWTIGGAGAGWLLGYYGFQANVEQTATAQNGIQLMLSILPAIAAAISVAFILFYPLSEEKLQIIEQDLNEKRNQNH, from the coding sequence ATGCACGATAAAATTAGTTTAAAAGAAAAAGTTGGTTACGGTCTTGGAGACGCTGCTTCCTCAATGTTTTGGAAAATTTTTAGCATGTATCTGCTATTTTTCTATACCGATGTTTTCGGATTGGCGCCTGCCGTAGTAGGAACTATGTTTTTAATTACCAGAATCTGGGATTCATGCTTTGATCCAATTGTCGGGATTCTAGCCGACAGAACCAAAAGCAAATGGGGAAAATTCAGACCATATTTACTTTGGGTTGCGATACCTTTTGCTGTGATTGGAGTTTTAACTTTTTACACACCAGATTTTGACGAAAAAGGAAAAATCATTTACGCTTACGTGACTTATTCTCTAATGATGATGATTTATTCTTTAATCAATGTTCCGTACGCATCACTTTTAGGCGTAATGTCTTCTGATAGAAAAGAACGAAATACACTTTCTTCTTATCGTATGGTTTTTGCTTTCGGCGGAAGTCTTTTAGCGCTTTGGTTAATTGAACCTTTAGTAAATTATTTCGGTGGAAATCTCAATTCTAAAACGGGCTGGTTGGCTACAATTGCCGTTTTCGGATTAATTACAACTGCATTTTTCTGGGCTTGTTTTGCATTCACAAAAGAAAGAATCAAACCCATTGCAGATGAACAAAATAATCTAAAAGAAGATTTAAAAGATCTTCTAAAAAATAAACCTTGGTGGATTTTGCTTGGCGCAGGAATTGGCGCTTTAGTTTTTAATTCAATCCGCGATGGTGCAGCAGTTTATTACTTTAAATATTATGTAAGCAGTTCTGTAAACTTCGATTTTTCGCTTTTCGGAACCGATTTTCATATGACACCGACTTCTATTTATTTAGTTTTAGGTCAAGCTGCAAATATAATCGGAGTAATCGCTGCAACACCAATTGCAAATAAAATCGGTAAAAAGAAAACCTTTTTTGGCGCTATGGCACTGGCAGCAATTCTAAGTTTAGTTTTCTATTTATTTGGAAAAGAAGACATTGTCTTAATTCTAAGTTTTCAGGTTTTAATTAGTATTTGTGCGGGCTGCATTTTCCCTTTAATCTGGTCTATGTATGCAGATAGCGCCGATTATTCAGAATGGAAAGAAGGACGTAGAGCAACAGGTTTAGTTTTCTCAGCTTCCTCTATGTCACAAAAATTTGGATGGACAATCGGAGGCGCTGGAGCTGGATGGCTTTTAGGTTATTATGGCTTTCAAGCCAATGTTGAACAAACTGCAACAGCGCAAAACGGAATTCAATTAATGCTAAGTATTCTTCCAGCAATTGCAGCAGCAATTTCGGTGGCATTTATTTTATTCTACCCTTTATCAGAAGAAAAATTACAGATTATAGAACAGGATTTAAACGAAAAGAGAAATCAAAATCACTAA
- a CDS encoding AraC family transcriptional regulator, which translates to MGTTKNFYREIAPLAPSDSFLVFDRVKDSFDFPVHYHPEFEINFILNGKGVKRVVGDNIEEIDNVELVLIGPNLYHGWELNKCTSKKIHEITIQFHNDLFHESLLSRRIMNPIRDMFNRSIHGILFSKKTAEELTPRLVRLSKLDGMDYFLEITSLLYDLANSRNQRLLSTYTVDYDTFDDYDKMKLVYEYVQKHFAEKITLEDVANVASMSIISFNRFIKKRTGKTFVNYINDIRIGYAARWLVEKDMSVSEVAFKSGFNNIANFNRSFKATKNCTPSQYREDFSGLKRIL; encoded by the coding sequence ATGGGTACTACAAAGAATTTTTATAGAGAAATTGCGCCGCTTGCACCAAGTGATAGCTTTTTGGTTTTTGATCGCGTAAAAGATAGTTTCGATTTTCCGGTTCATTATCATCCAGAATTTGAGATTAATTTTATTTTAAATGGAAAAGGTGTTAAGCGAGTTGTTGGAGATAATATTGAAGAAATCGACAATGTCGAATTGGTTTTGATTGGTCCAAATTTATATCACGGTTGGGAGCTAAATAAATGCACGAGTAAAAAAATTCACGAAATAACAATTCAGTTTCATAATGATTTGTTTCACGAATCTTTATTGTCTAGACGAATCATGAATCCGATTCGAGATATGTTTAATAGGTCTATTCACGGAATTCTTTTTTCTAAAAAAACAGCCGAAGAATTAACGCCAAGGCTTGTTAGGCTCTCGAAATTGGATGGTATGGATTATTTTTTGGAAATTACTTCTTTATTATATGATTTGGCAAATTCTAGAAATCAGCGTTTGCTTTCTACTTATACAGTTGACTATGATACTTTCGATGATTATGACAAAATGAAATTAGTTTACGAATATGTGCAAAAACATTTCGCTGAAAAAATCACTTTAGAAGATGTGGCAAATGTGGCGAGTATGTCGATTATTTCTTTTAACCGATTTATAAAAAAGCGTACCGGAAAAACTTTTGTCAATTATATAAATGATATTCGAATTGGTTACGCCGCGCGTTGGCTGGTTGAGAAAGATATGAGTGTTTCTGAAGTGGCTTTTAAATCGGGGTTTAATAATATTGCCAATTTTAATCGCAGTTTCAAAGCGACTAAAAATTGTACTCCTAGCCAATATAGAGAAGATTTCTCTGGTTTGAAACGTATTCTTTAA
- a CDS encoding RagB/SusD family nutrient uptake outer membrane protein, whose product MKNIIQRSSAVFMTLLMLMSSSCSQDFLDVPAEGAPTVGNYYDSDTKLDNAANGLYGIVWFNMNKSAFYGITDVISGNMYASQYNDFGKFTDLSFTNSQAFISDAWRSCFGAIANSNAYISNLPQSVGPNVSKEALNNALGEAHFIRAFSYFFLVRLWGNVPIIENNADYSKNFVIPSNPIEDVYKFIENDLKYAIANLRQKNRGSDYAANAHVSSGSAKAFLAKVYLYQKKYDLAKAMAQEVINSGEFKLLGGEALPTKSFADLWLQKNNNNEESIFSWQWTGAGTYFEGNFSNTLFAPENRLVETTYSGQIAPSQDLIKNVFENGDRRRIETFMLPGDYYPNLTYAQTLAVDSPKLLGYTFELANEAQNSGAGLKKYVIGKENLPITGPFNAPFNGESSMNSYMMRYAELLLIHAEATLGSQSGSTTDANALKSYNAVRKRAGLSEKASISFNDIFKERRAELACEGDYYFDLGRLPFAQAKAILEAQNRGDKQNEKHITISATNLLLPYPADDLIKNPKLKEVAPYTFK is encoded by the coding sequence ATGAAAAATATAATACAAAGAAGTAGCGCAGTTTTTATGACATTATTAATGTTAATGTCTTCTTCTTGTTCTCAAGATTTTCTTGATGTTCCTGCTGAAGGAGCGCCGACTGTAGGTAATTATTACGATTCGGACACAAAACTAGACAATGCTGCCAACGGATTATACGGTATTGTTTGGTTTAATATGAACAAATCGGCTTTTTATGGTATTACAGATGTGATTTCTGGAAATATGTATGCAAGCCAATATAACGATTTTGGAAAGTTTACCGATTTGAGTTTTACTAATTCGCAAGCTTTTATTTCTGATGCATGGAGATCATGTTTTGGAGCAATTGCAAATTCTAACGCTTACATTAGTAACCTTCCGCAAAGTGTTGGTCCAAATGTGAGTAAAGAAGCATTGAATAATGCTTTGGGTGAAGCGCATTTTATTAGAGCTTTCTCTTATTTTTTCTTGGTAAGATTATGGGGAAATGTGCCAATTATCGAGAACAATGCAGATTATTCTAAGAATTTTGTGATTCCTAGTAATCCAATTGAAGACGTTTACAAATTCATTGAAAACGACTTAAAATATGCAATTGCAAATTTGAGACAAAAAAACAGAGGATCTGATTATGCTGCTAACGCACACGTTTCTAGCGGATCTGCAAAAGCATTTTTAGCTAAAGTTTATTTGTATCAAAAGAAATACGATTTAGCAAAAGCAATGGCTCAAGAAGTAATTAATAGCGGAGAGTTTAAATTACTTGGAGGTGAGGCTTTACCAACAAAATCATTTGCAGATTTATGGCTTCAAAAGAATAATAACAACGAAGAATCTATTTTTTCTTGGCAATGGACAGGTGCAGGAACTTATTTTGAAGGAAACTTTTCGAATACTTTATTTGCTCCAGAAAACAGATTGGTAGAAACTACTTATTCTGGTCAGATTGCGCCATCTCAAGATTTAATTAAGAATGTTTTTGAGAACGGAGATAGAAGAAGAATTGAAACTTTTATGCTTCCAGGAGATTATTATCCAAACTTAACTTACGCTCAGACTTTGGCAGTAGATTCGCCAAAGCTTTTAGGCTATACTTTTGAATTAGCAAATGAAGCTCAAAATTCTGGAGCTGGTTTGAAAAAATATGTAATCGGAAAAGAAAATCTTCCAATAACAGGTCCTTTCAACGCGCCTTTTAATGGAGAAAGCAGTATGAATAGCTACATGATGCGTTATGCAGAATTATTATTAATTCATGCCGAAGCTACGCTAGGATCTCAATCAGGAAGCACAACAGATGCAAATGCGCTAAAATCATACAATGCAGTTCGTAAAAGAGCCGGTTTATCTGAAAAAGCATCAATTTCTTTTAATGATATTTTTAAAGAAAGACGTGCGGAATTGGCTTGCGAAGGAGATTATTATTTTGATTTAGGACGTCTTCCGTTTGCTCAAGCTAAAGCAATTTTAGAAGCTCAAAATAGAGGTGATAAACAAAATGAGAAACACATCACGATATCTGCCACAAATTTATTGTTGCCTTATCCAGCTGATGATTTAATTAAAAATCCAAAATTAAAAGAAGTAGCACCATATACTTTTAAATAA